One genomic segment of Streptomyces sp. RerS4 includes these proteins:
- a CDS encoding cytochrome b/b6 domain-containing protein, whose protein sequence is MPRPSDVRRFGPAQRRVHRASAALMGVCVLSAACLYLPPLAQLVGRRHLLVTVHEWSGIALPVPFLLGTASRAFRGDLRVLNRFGPHDRVWLRSALRRRGPRPAGKFNAGQKVYAAWLAGAVLVLAGTGLPMWFTGLAPLVVRGGAAFVHEWLALAVGLVLAGHIGKAWGDPEARRGLRTGFVGRWWAEREHPLWRPGE, encoded by the coding sequence ATGCCCCGACCGTCTGACGTACGCCGCTTCGGCCCCGCCCAGCGCCGCGTCCACCGGGCCTCCGCCGCGCTGATGGGCGTCTGCGTGCTCTCGGCCGCCTGCCTGTACCTGCCGCCGCTCGCGCAACTCGTCGGACGCCGCCACCTCCTGGTCACCGTGCACGAGTGGTCCGGGATCGCCCTGCCGGTACCGTTCCTGCTGGGTACGGCCTCCCGCGCCTTCCGCGGCGACCTGCGGGTGCTGAACCGGTTCGGGCCGCACGACCGGGTCTGGCTGCGCTCCGCGCTGCGCCGGCGCGGGCCGCGCCCGGCCGGGAAGTTCAACGCCGGGCAGAAGGTGTACGCGGCCTGGCTGGCCGGCGCCGTCCTGGTACTGGCGGGTACGGGGCTGCCGATGTGGTTCACCGGCCTGGCGCCGCTCGTGGTGCGTGGCGGGGCGGCGTTCGTGCACGAGTGGCTCGCGCTCGCGGTGGGGCTCGTCCTGGCCGGGCACATCGGCAAGGCGTGGGGCGACCCGGAGGCGCGGCGGGGGCTGCGCACCGGTTTCGTTGGTCGGTGGTGGGCGGAGCGCGAGCATCCGTTGTGGCGGCCGGGCGAGTGA
- a CDS encoding ATP-binding cassette domain-containing protein has translation MLELHGITAGYDRRHPVVRDAHLTLAPGEALGLLGPSGCGKSTLARVAALLHRPDAGTVTLDGRTVTGFRHRAPRALRVDVGVVFQQPRLAADPRLRLHDLVAEPLRATGRRREAASAVAALADRVGLGPDLLARRPHEVSDGQLQRACLARALVLRPRWLVCDEMTAMLDASTTAALVAVVEEYRAETGAGLLAVGHDPVLLGRWCDRTTHWEDIARG, from the coding sequence GTGCTTGAGCTCCACGGCATCACCGCCGGCTACGACCGCCGCCACCCCGTCGTCCGGGACGCGCACCTGACCCTGGCACCCGGCGAAGCCCTCGGCCTGCTCGGCCCCAGCGGCTGCGGCAAGTCCACCCTCGCCCGCGTCGCCGCCCTGCTGCACCGACCCGACGCGGGGACCGTCACCCTCGACGGCCGCACCGTCACCGGCTTCCGGCACCGGGCCCCGCGCGCCCTGCGCGTCGACGTCGGCGTCGTCTTCCAGCAGCCCCGCCTGGCGGCCGACCCCCGCCTGCGGCTCCACGACCTCGTCGCGGAACCGCTCCGGGCCACGGGGCGACGTAGGGAAGCGGCCTCGGCCGTCGCCGCGCTCGCCGACCGGGTCGGCCTCGGGCCCGACCTGCTCGCCCGACGCCCCCACGAGGTCAGCGACGGGCAACTGCAACGCGCCTGCCTCGCAAGGGCATTGGTGCTGCGCCCGCGCTGGCTCGTCTGCGACGAGATGACCGCGATGCTCGACGCCTCCACCACCGCGGCCCTGGTCGCCGTCGTGGAGGAGTACCGCGCCGAGACCGGCGCCGGGCTGCTCGCCGTCGGCCACGACCCGGTGCTGCTCGGGCGCTGGTGCGACCGTACGACCCACTGGGAGGACATCGCGCGCGGTTGA
- a CDS encoding ABC transporter permease: MAELRRRSHGRRPGRSTRALRVRVSAAVLAVLALAVLLVPPLVQLDQQAVDLAAKLRPPSWSHPFGTDDVGRDLLLRCVYGLRVSLLVGLVAALVATVIGTAVGAAAGSLGGRVDRLLMRAVDTLSAIPHLLLGIFVVAMFRPGIWPVVVSVALTHWLSTARIVRAEVLSLRGRPYVDAAVSGGASRLRVTLRHLVPGILPQAGLAAVLMVPHAMWHESALSFLGLGLPSHQASLGTLVQSARGSLLAGDWWPTLFPGLLLILPTLAIAGLAGAWHDRQSPRRRSELTL; this comes from the coding sequence ATGGCTGAACTCCGCCGGCGTTCACACGGCCGCCGCCCCGGGCGCTCCACCCGCGCCCTGCGGGTGCGCGTCTCGGCCGCCGTGCTGGCCGTCCTCGCCCTCGCCGTCCTGCTGGTGCCGCCGCTGGTCCAGCTCGACCAGCAGGCCGTCGACCTCGCGGCCAAACTCCGACCGCCGTCCTGGTCCCACCCCTTCGGCACCGACGACGTCGGCCGCGACCTGCTGCTGCGCTGCGTCTACGGACTGCGGGTCTCGCTGCTCGTCGGCCTGGTGGCGGCCCTCGTCGCCACCGTGATCGGCACCGCCGTGGGCGCCGCCGCGGGCTCCCTCGGCGGCCGCGTCGACCGACTCCTGATGCGGGCCGTCGACACCCTGTCCGCCATCCCGCACCTGCTGCTCGGGATCTTCGTCGTGGCCATGTTCCGGCCCGGGATCTGGCCGGTCGTCGTGTCCGTGGCCCTGACCCACTGGCTGTCCACGGCCCGCATCGTGCGCGCGGAAGTCCTCTCCCTGCGCGGTCGCCCCTACGTGGACGCGGCCGTCTCGGGCGGCGCCTCACGGCTGCGGGTCACTCTGCGCCACCTGGTCCCGGGCATCCTGCCCCAGGCCGGGTTGGCCGCCGTACTGATGGTCCCGCACGCCATGTGGCACGAGTCGGCGCTCTCCTTCCTGGGCCTCGGCCTGCCCTCCCATCAGGCGAGCCTCGGCACCCTCGTCCAGAGCGCCCGCGGCTCGCTCCTGGCCGGCGACTGGTGGCCCACGCTCTTCCCCGGCCTGCTGTTGATCCTGCCGACGCTGGCCATCGCCGGCCTCGCCGGCGCCTGGCACGACCGCCAGAGCCCCCGCCGCCGCTCGGAGCTGACCCTGTGA
- a CDS encoding trypsin-like peptidase domain-containing protein, with product MTTGAGSTHADAVLAAAIVRVGAAGAPAGVGFLIAPDLVLTCAHVVTDALGLPRTHPSAPTGVLALDRPLSGVPGLIDAEVAHWVPLREDGTGDIAVLRTPRPPAGVVPPPMASPASVWEHPVRVAGFPAAFPGGVWHAGRLRGRTAEDWVQLSGADQQGVPVDKGFSGSPVWDEEARAVVGMVVAAQLSGDRQSFVIPIETLVAEVPALAPVLSPDSPFRGLVTFQESDAGVYFGRDAEADEVTALLDAGPRPYVALVGPSGCGKSSLALAGVAPRLRARGHEVLVLRAADGLPVRTALAAELARLAHPELRGGPRAAALRELEDSLTRRGLLDTARLVLGTPTGRFLVVLDQAEALLAHARGTEGDEDGARLLFPEPPPAGLRVLVTLRADFLEAALSHPVLGPALDRAALRPLRPMSRAQLSEVILRPLSAIPAVSYDPGLVARMLDDAGVEPGALPLLGFVLARLWDERAAGRLRFDSYEEIGGVRGALGRHAEAAWQVCVSDADRDEALRLLTSLVRVLPGGEAPLRAVVSRAEAGEERWRIAGSLAERRILVVGGDPEHGQSVELAHEALIAAWPTLAGQVAENRAFLSWRAGFRRELEVWREHGRARDQLLTGAPLDAAVEQTGSRRAELTSEEAEFLDRSVARRAEEAAKRRRDRRRARVAVCVLVALLLVAGLATWRLRLANDRLDEDLRRAASPQLSALATRLDDVSVVTSSLMGAAAYRTAPSSEAKTVLLEQYLRMRHVERVVVEGKGDVEDAVLSEDTDQVTIGLSSGEVLIADLGEGPPRLSSPGNRQRLVTASPDGNAAASSGYQGQLRVGLRAKDGSWRQVELRGKEAARQNAQGATELRFDATGERVLAAVPGEGVRVWQAATGQRTGADLAPPAGWRVSHAWFGPGGESVIGRIVQEGAASTANGRLVRWQLSDGRRDDEPLPGQSGQSGQSGQPGQSAQSTQEVGAVTVSGDGSTLVRCTAEGTLQVWDLAGGPRVKRQYSTSQLGLVCPLYVPRLDRTGRFLINPAQRFGPALGHFRFLVLDLQEGLPSTLDLPAAAQTDEFLSGTGQPPVVSLAGPPDAMKVAFAVAGTLVTAPVPRPTSFDSAMMTSLIRTVDADHNRIATVDADGATLRLWDLKERRQLAAVRPSAPLARLYPAFSPDGRRLLTVTADGQGVLVWDLAPAGGGPVLAEARRITLPGPPGVDPARPDPRTGRTPAWVNVGFDGSDHAVISAVSYVSRWDLRTGTEAGRLYRPPVQEAAEVAGAAATVFAVPRPGHQQAAVRTINEQILLWDFERGAVVETIGVLRGPLRQMNFDAGGRLLAAVTVSGELQILDLERPLTGEDAKDGKWKWKVVSYQGVLWLNGFPTAGTVSTVGTANSFTFWDLESHAELYHFTPGYGATGDWSADGGALAWAEGSSVEVIPLDPERWRARACELAGRDLSAAEKRLLPTGSHSDACAGLPKP from the coding sequence ATGACCACCGGAGCGGGTTCCACGCACGCGGACGCCGTACTCGCCGCCGCCATCGTCCGGGTCGGCGCGGCCGGCGCCCCGGCCGGGGTGGGCTTCCTCATCGCCCCCGACCTGGTGCTGACCTGCGCCCACGTCGTCACCGACGCGCTGGGCCTGCCGCGCACCCACCCCTCGGCTCCGACCGGCGTCCTCGCCCTGGACCGTCCCCTGTCGGGCGTGCCGGGCCTGATCGATGCCGAGGTGGCGCACTGGGTGCCGCTGCGGGAGGACGGCACCGGGGACATCGCCGTCCTGCGCACGCCGCGCCCGCCCGCCGGGGTGGTCCCGCCACCCATGGCCTCGCCGGCGAGCGTGTGGGAGCACCCCGTACGGGTCGCCGGCTTCCCGGCCGCCTTTCCCGGCGGGGTCTGGCACGCGGGCCGACTGCGCGGCCGGACCGCCGAGGACTGGGTGCAGCTCTCGGGCGCCGACCAGCAGGGCGTGCCCGTCGACAAGGGGTTCAGCGGGAGTCCCGTCTGGGACGAGGAGGCGCGGGCCGTCGTCGGGATGGTCGTGGCCGCGCAGCTGTCCGGGGACCGGCAGAGCTTCGTGATCCCGATCGAGACCCTGGTCGCGGAGGTGCCCGCGCTCGCCCCGGTCCTGAGCCCCGACTCCCCGTTCCGGGGGCTGGTCACGTTCCAGGAGTCCGACGCGGGGGTGTACTTCGGCCGGGACGCCGAGGCCGACGAGGTGACGGCGCTCCTCGACGCGGGTCCGCGCCCGTACGTGGCCCTCGTCGGCCCCTCGGGCTGCGGGAAGTCCTCCCTGGCCCTGGCCGGGGTGGCGCCCCGGCTGCGCGCCCGGGGGCACGAGGTGCTGGTGCTGCGGGCCGCCGACGGGCTCCCCGTCCGCACCGCCCTCGCGGCCGAACTGGCCCGCCTGGCCCATCCGGAGCTGCGGGGCGGGCCCCGGGCGGCCGCGCTGCGGGAACTGGAGGACTCCCTGACGCGGCGCGGGCTGTTGGACACCGCGCGGCTGGTGCTCGGGACCCCGACCGGCCGGTTCCTCGTCGTACTGGACCAGGCGGAGGCGCTGCTCGCGCACGCCCGGGGCACGGAGGGCGACGAGGACGGAGCGCGGCTGCTCTTCCCCGAGCCGCCCCCGGCCGGGCTGCGGGTGCTCGTCACCCTGCGGGCGGACTTCCTGGAGGCGGCCCTGTCCCACCCGGTCCTGGGCCCCGCCCTGGACCGGGCCGCCCTGCGGCCCCTGCGGCCGATGAGCCGGGCGCAGCTGTCGGAGGTGATCCTGCGGCCGCTGTCCGCCATCCCCGCCGTGTCCTACGACCCCGGGTTGGTCGCGCGGATGCTGGACGACGCCGGCGTCGAGCCGGGCGCCCTGCCGCTGCTGGGCTTCGTGCTGGCGCGGCTGTGGGACGAGCGGGCCGCCGGACGGCTGCGGTTCGACTCGTACGAGGAGATCGGCGGCGTGCGCGGCGCCCTGGGCCGGCACGCGGAGGCCGCCTGGCAGGTGTGCGTCTCCGACGCCGACCGGGACGAGGCCCTGCGCCTGCTGACCTCGCTGGTGCGGGTCCTGCCGGGCGGTGAGGCCCCGCTGCGCGCCGTGGTGAGCCGGGCGGAGGCGGGCGAGGAGCGGTGGCGGATCGCCGGGTCGCTGGCGGAGCGGCGGATCCTGGTCGTCGGCGGTGATCCGGAGCACGGGCAGAGCGTGGAGCTGGCGCACGAGGCGTTGATCGCCGCCTGGCCCACCCTGGCCGGGCAGGTGGCGGAGAACCGCGCGTTCCTGTCCTGGCGGGCCGGGTTCCGGCGGGAGTTGGAGGTGTGGCGGGAGCACGGGCGGGCCCGGGACCAGCTCCTGACGGGCGCCCCGTTGGACGCCGCCGTGGAGCAGACGGGCAGCCGTCGGGCGGAGCTGACGTCGGAGGAGGCGGAGTTCCTCGACCGGTCGGTGGCCCGGCGGGCCGAGGAGGCGGCGAAGCGCCGGCGCGACCGGCGGCGCGCCCGCGTGGCCGTGTGCGTCCTGGTGGCCTTGCTGCTCGTGGCGGGTCTGGCGACGTGGCGGCTGCGGCTCGCGAACGACCGCCTCGACGAGGACCTGCGGCGGGCGGCGTCCCCGCAGCTGTCGGCGCTGGCGACCCGGCTGGACGACGTGTCGGTGGTCACCTCCTCCCTGATGGGGGCCGCCGCCTACCGCACGGCGCCGAGCTCCGAGGCCAAGACGGTCCTGCTGGAGCAGTACCTGCGCATGCGGCACGTCGAGCGGGTCGTGGTGGAGGGCAAGGGCGACGTGGAGGACGCCGTGCTCAGCGAGGACACGGACCAGGTCACGATCGGCCTGAGCAGTGGCGAGGTACTCATCGCGGACCTGGGCGAAGGTCCGCCGCGCCTGAGCAGTCCCGGGAACAGGCAGCGGCTGGTGACGGCCTCCCCCGACGGCAACGCGGCCGCTTCCTCCGGGTACCAGGGTCAGCTGAGAGTGGGCCTTCGTGCGAAGGACGGCAGTTGGCGCCAGGTGGAACTGCGTGGCAAGGAGGCCGCGCGGCAGAACGCCCAGGGCGCGACCGAGCTGCGGTTCGACGCCACCGGGGAGCGGGTGCTCGCCGCCGTCCCCGGCGAGGGGGTCAGGGTGTGGCAGGCGGCCACGGGGCAGCGTACGGGCGCGGACCTCGCCCCGCCCGCCGGCTGGCGCGTCTCGCACGCCTGGTTCGGGCCGGGGGGCGAGAGCGTGATCGGGCGGATCGTCCAGGAGGGGGCCGCCTCCACGGCCAACGGAAGGCTCGTGCGCTGGCAGCTCTCCGACGGCCGCCGGGACGACGAGCCGTTGCCGGGCCAGTCGGGTCAGTCGGGTCAGTCGGGGCAGCCAGGGCAATCGGCTCAATCGACTCAGGAGGTCGGCGCCGTCACGGTGAGCGGGGACGGCTCCACCCTCGTCCGCTGCACCGCCGAGGGAACCCTCCAGGTGTGGGACCTGGCCGGCGGGCCCCGGGTGAAACGGCAGTACAGCACCTCCCAGTTGGGGCTGGTCTGTCCGCTGTACGTACCCCGGCTCGACCGTACCGGGCGCTTCCTGATCAACCCGGCGCAGCGTTTCGGCCCCGCGCTCGGCCACTTCCGGTTCCTGGTGCTCGACCTCCAGGAGGGGCTGCCCTCCACCTTGGACCTGCCGGCGGCCGCGCAGACGGACGAGTTCCTGTCCGGTACGGGACAGCCGCCGGTCGTCAGCCTGGCCGGGCCGCCCGACGCCATGAAGGTGGCCTTCGCCGTGGCCGGGACGCTCGTCACCGCCCCCGTGCCGCGCCCCACCTCGTTCGACAGCGCCATGATGACCTCCCTGATCCGGACCGTCGACGCCGACCACAACCGGATCGCGACCGTCGACGCGGACGGCGCCACCCTGCGCCTGTGGGACCTGAAGGAGCGGCGCCAGCTCGCGGCCGTACGGCCCTCCGCACCCCTGGCCCGCCTGTATCCGGCGTTCAGTCCGGACGGCAGGCGGCTGCTGACCGTGACGGCGGACGGCCAGGGCGTGCTGGTGTGGGACCTGGCCCCGGCCGGCGGCGGGCCCGTCCTCGCCGAGGCTCGGCGGATCACCCTGCCCGGCCCGCCGGGCGTCGATCCCGCCCGCCCGGACCCGAGGACGGGGCGCACGCCGGCCTGGGTGAACGTCGGCTTCGACGGTTCGGACCACGCGGTGATCTCGGCGGTCTCCTACGTGTCCCGCTGGGACCTGCGCACGGGGACCGAGGCCGGCCGCCTCTACCGGCCCCCGGTCCAGGAGGCCGCCGAAGTGGCCGGCGCGGCGGCGACCGTGTTCGCGGTGCCCCGCCCAGGGCACCAGCAGGCGGCGGTGCGCACGATCAACGAGCAGATCCTGCTGTGGGACTTCGAGCGGGGCGCGGTCGTGGAGACGATCGGCGTGCTCCGCGGCCCGTTGCGGCAGATGAACTTCGACGCGGGCGGCCGGCTGCTCGCCGCGGTGACGGTCTCCGGCGAGCTCCAGATCCTCGACCTGGAGCGGCCTCTGACGGGCGAGGACGCCAAGGACGGCAAGTGGAAGTGGAAGGTGGTCAGCTACCAGGGCGTGCTGTGGCTGAACGGCTTCCCCACCGCGGGCACCGTGAGCACGGTGGGCACCGCCAACTCCTTCACCTTCTGGGACCTGGAGAGTCACGCCGAGCTGTACCACTTCACCCCCGGCTACGGGGCCACCGGCGACTGGTCGGCGGACGGCGGGGCACTCGCCTGGGCCGAGGGCTCTTCCGTGGAAGTGATACCCCTGGACCCGGAACGGTGGCGGGCACGGGCCTGCGAGCTGGCCGGCCGGGACCTGAGCGCGGCCGAGAAGCGCCTCCTGCCCACCGGCAGCCACTCCGACGCCTGCGCCGGGCTGCCGAAGCCCTGA
- a CDS encoding molybdopterin-dependent oxidoreductase encodes MVFGMVGLGVAGLAAAPWLRRGLEAGLGSVAGKDPTGLTALLPAGGGFRYYSVAASVPERGPADYRLTVDGLVERPATYDLEALRRMPQTRVVRDVQCVTGWRVPATPFEGVPVARLLDAAGVLPEARAIRFTCFDGTYTESLTLPQARRDDVMVALRMRDRPLGHDHGGPARLYVAPMYFYKSAKWLSGITVTREVRPGYWEELGYDVDAWVGTSNGRDDAPTV; translated from the coding sequence CTGGTCTTCGGGATGGTCGGGCTCGGCGTCGCCGGGCTCGCGGCCGCGCCCTGGCTGCGGCGCGGTCTCGAAGCCGGGCTGGGCTCCGTGGCCGGCAAGGATCCGACCGGCCTGACCGCGCTGCTCCCGGCGGGCGGCGGGTTCCGCTACTACTCCGTCGCCGCCTCCGTGCCCGAGCGGGGCCCGGCGGACTACCGGCTCACCGTCGACGGACTGGTCGAGCGGCCGGCCACGTACGACCTCGAAGCGCTGCGGCGGATGCCCCAGACGCGGGTGGTCCGTGACGTGCAGTGCGTCACGGGGTGGCGGGTCCCCGCGACCCCGTTCGAGGGGGTGCCCGTGGCACGGCTCCTCGACGCCGCCGGGGTGCTGCCCGAGGCCCGTGCCATCCGCTTCACGTGCTTCGACGGGACGTACACCGAGAGCCTGACCCTGCCCCAGGCCCGACGCGACGACGTCATGGTGGCGCTGCGGATGCGGGACCGGCCGCTGGGCCACGACCACGGCGGGCCGGCCCGGCTGTACGTGGCGCCCATGTACTTCTACAAGTCCGCCAAGTGGCTCTCCGGGATCACCGTGACCCGCGAGGTGCGGCCGGGTTACTGGGAGGAGCTCGGCTATGACGTCGACGCCTGGGTCGGCACGTCGAACGGACGCGACGATGCCCCGACCGTCTGA
- a CDS encoding ABC transporter substrate-binding protein, with amino-acid sequence MTARTARVRGAVRATLATALITGVAACSNPTGSAPADSAVVGIATEPETLSPLLGYGKDGNSKLFDGLLTHDADMKLQPALAEALPDVSADGRTYTYRLRHGVKFSDGEPFTAKDVEFTYRTILDPKTNNASKTELDAIESVTAQGEDRVVFTLKYPYAPFAERTVLPIAPEHVAGRQDVNSGDFTTRPVGTGPYVLTAWSKGEKISFKANPHYWGGEPAVKKFTMAVVKDDDVRATRLRSGELDAAILPPNLAKGFAQDGARRTFAAKTFDYRNVTLPTHHPVTGDTAVRQALDIAVDRQAMVDKLLEDAGKAAYGPVPTDSRWFTAGTERPYDLERAKKVLDDAGWKAGEDGIRVKDGVRASFPLWYTSGDKIRQDHALAFASDARKAGVEVKTEAGTWEVIEPRMKTDAVLAGGGSPADPDFDQYLLLTSSLAGDGFNNMAQYANPTVDQALLDGRRSGDPAVRKAAYDTVQRELVGNPGYVFLTHIDHLYVVNDKWEGPSTQVEPHDHGLGSGPWWNVEQWKPKQK; translated from the coding sequence ATGACGGCCCGGACAGCACGCGTACGGGGAGCGGTCCGCGCGACCCTCGCCACCGCACTCATCACGGGCGTGGCGGCCTGCTCGAACCCCACCGGATCCGCCCCCGCGGACTCCGCCGTGGTCGGCATCGCGACCGAACCGGAGACCCTGAGCCCGCTGCTCGGCTACGGCAAGGACGGCAACTCCAAGCTCTTCGACGGGCTCCTCACCCACGACGCGGACATGAAGCTCCAGCCGGCGCTCGCCGAGGCCCTCCCCGACGTCTCCGCCGACGGCCGCACGTACACCTACCGCCTGCGCCACGGCGTGAAGTTCAGCGACGGCGAGCCGTTCACCGCCAAGGACGTCGAGTTCACCTACCGCACGATCCTCGACCCGAAGACGAACAACGCCTCGAAGACCGAGCTGGACGCCATCGAGAGCGTCACCGCCCAGGGCGAGGACCGGGTCGTCTTCACGCTCAAGTACCCCTACGCGCCGTTCGCCGAGCGCACCGTCCTGCCCATCGCCCCCGAACACGTCGCGGGCCGCCAGGACGTCAACAGCGGCGACTTCACGACCAGGCCCGTCGGCACCGGCCCCTACGTGCTGACCGCCTGGTCCAAGGGCGAGAAGATCTCCTTCAAGGCCAACCCCCACTACTGGGGCGGCGAGCCGGCGGTGAAGAAGTTCACGATGGCCGTCGTCAAGGACGACGACGTCCGCGCCACCCGGCTGCGCTCCGGCGAACTCGACGCGGCGATCCTGCCCCCGAACCTCGCCAAGGGATTCGCCCAGGACGGCGCCCGCCGGACCTTCGCCGCCAAGACCTTCGACTACCGCAACGTCACTCTCCCCACGCACCACCCCGTCACCGGCGACACGGCCGTCCGCCAGGCCCTCGACATCGCCGTCGACCGCCAGGCCATGGTCGACAAGCTCCTGGAGGACGCCGGCAAGGCGGCCTACGGCCCCGTCCCGACCGACAGCCGCTGGTTCACCGCCGGCACGGAGCGCCCGTACGACCTCGAACGCGCGAAGAAGGTCCTCGACGACGCCGGCTGGAAGGCGGGCGAGGACGGCATCCGTGTCAAGGACGGCGTCCGCGCCTCCTTCCCGCTCTGGTACACCTCCGGCGACAAGATCCGCCAGGACCACGCGCTGGCCTTCGCCTCCGACGCCCGCAAGGCCGGCGTCGAGGTGAAGACCGAGGCCGGCACCTGGGAGGTCATCGAACCCCGGATGAAGACCGACGCCGTCCTCGCGGGCGGCGGCTCCCCGGCCGACCCCGACTTCGACCAGTACCTGCTGCTGACCTCCTCCCTCGCCGGCGACGGCTTCAACAACATGGCCCAGTACGCCAACCCCACCGTCGACCAGGCCCTCCTCGACGGCCGCCGCAGCGGCGACCCGGCCGTCCGCAAGGCCGCCTACGACACCGTGCAGCGCGAACTCGTGGGCAACCCCGGCTACGTCTTCCTCACCCACATCGACCACCTCTACGTCGTCAACGACAAGTGGGAGGGCCCGAGCACCCAGGTCGAGCCGCACGACCACGGCCTCGGCTCCGGCCCCTGGTGGAACGTCGAGCAGTGGAAGCCCAAGCAGAAGTGA
- a CDS encoding ABC transporter permease — protein MARMTGRRILSAAPVLLAVTFGVFAVAALSPFDPVKAYAGTAGLTASQAELDQLRANLGVDRPLVTRWWDWLGSALTGDLGTSAVMRQPVADVITARLGWSTLLAGSAFAVAVLLGTGLGVLAARRRGGPLDRAVSGLAYTLEAAPAFWLGLLAIWFFSVRLGVLPSGGLTDAASDTITAGQVASHLVLPALVLGLSQLPWFYLYVRQGVADALDEDPVRGARARGLSERRVLLGHALRSGMLPMLTLVGSRVPELITGALLVETVFSWPGIAAATVQAATSVDFPLLAALTVLATAAVLVGNLLSDLLYGLADPRVGFDG, from the coding sequence ATGGCACGCATGACCGGGCGGCGGATCCTCTCCGCCGCCCCGGTCCTGCTCGCCGTCACCTTCGGCGTCTTCGCCGTCGCCGCGCTGTCCCCCTTCGACCCCGTCAAGGCCTACGCCGGCACCGCCGGCCTCACCGCCTCGCAGGCCGAACTCGACCAACTGCGGGCCAACCTCGGCGTGGACCGGCCGCTCGTGACGCGCTGGTGGGACTGGCTCGGCTCCGCGCTCACCGGCGACCTCGGCACCTCCGCCGTGATGCGCCAACCCGTCGCCGACGTCATCACCGCCCGCCTCGGCTGGTCGACGCTCCTCGCCGGCAGCGCCTTCGCCGTCGCCGTCCTCCTCGGCACCGGCCTCGGCGTACTCGCCGCGCGGCGCCGGGGCGGCCCGCTCGACCGGGCCGTGTCCGGCCTCGCGTACACCCTGGAGGCCGCCCCGGCCTTCTGGCTCGGACTGCTCGCCATCTGGTTCTTCTCCGTGCGCCTGGGCGTCCTGCCCTCCGGCGGACTGACCGACGCGGCCAGCGACACGATCACCGCAGGCCAGGTCGCCTCCCACCTGGTGCTTCCCGCGCTCGTCCTGGGCCTGTCCCAACTGCCCTGGTTCTACCTCTACGTACGCCAGGGCGTCGCCGACGCGCTCGACGAGGACCCCGTACGCGGCGCCCGCGCCCGGGGCCTGTCCGAGCGGCGCGTGCTGCTCGGGCACGCACTGCGCTCCGGGATGCTCCCGATGCTGACCCTCGTCGGCTCCCGCGTACCCGAACTGATCACCGGCGCCCTGCTGGTCGAGACCGTCTTCAGCTGGCCCGGCATCGCCGCCGCCACCGTCCAGGCGGCGACGTCCGTGGACTTCCCGCTGCTCGCCGCCCTGACGGTCCTGGCCACGGCCGCCGTCCTCGTCGGGAACCTGCTGTCCGACCTGCTCTACGGACTCGCCGACCCGAGGGTGGGCTTCGATGGCTGA
- a CDS encoding ABC transporter ATP-binding protein, protein MPDASTPDASTPDASTPAAVLTVEGLSVRFRMRGGRRRAHHVEAVTDARFELRAGECLTLVGESGCGKSVLASALLGLLPGNAETSGSARLADGLDLLAADETTLARKVRGRRVALVPQSPAAHLTPVRTVRSHLEETVRELTDPGTAGSAGSRRKAVRAAAEAAAERAAFPASHLDRHPHELSGGLAQRAATALALIGDAPLLLADEPTTGLDRDLVHRTVDELRAHTRDTGRALLMITHDLAAAQRIADTVAVMYAGRIVEIAPAATFFHGPGPRHPYARGLLDALPERAFTPIPGAPPELGALPPGCAFAPRCPLADADCRTDRPALTEGVACHRA, encoded by the coding sequence ATGCCCGACGCCTCGACGCCCGACGCCTCGACGCCCGACGCCTCGACGCCCGCCGCCGTCCTCACCGTCGAGGGGCTCTCGGTGCGGTTCCGGATGCGGGGCGGGCGGCGCCGAGCGCACCACGTCGAGGCCGTCACCGACGCCCGTTTCGAGCTGCGGGCGGGGGAGTGCCTGACCCTCGTCGGCGAGAGCGGCTGCGGGAAGTCCGTCCTGGCCTCCGCCCTGCTCGGACTCCTCCCCGGCAACGCGGAGACCTCGGGCTCCGCCCGCCTCGCCGACGGCCTCGACCTGCTCGCCGCCGACGAGACCACCCTCGCCCGGAAGGTGCGCGGCCGACGCGTCGCCCTGGTCCCGCAGAGCCCCGCCGCGCACCTCACCCCGGTCCGCACGGTCCGCTCCCACCTGGAGGAAACCGTCCGGGAACTCACCGACCCCGGCACGGCGGGCTCGGCGGGATCCCGGAGGAAGGCCGTGCGCGCCGCCGCCGAGGCCGCCGCCGAGCGGGCCGCCTTCCCCGCGAGCCACCTCGACCGCCACCCCCACGAGCTGTCGGGCGGCCTCGCCCAACGGGCCGCCACCGCCCTCGCGCTCATCGGGGACGCGCCCCTGCTCCTCGCCGACGAGCCGACCACCGGCCTCGACCGGGACCTCGTCCACCGCACCGTCGACGAACTGCGTGCCCACACCCGCGACACCGGCCGCGCCCTGCTGATGATCACCCACGACCTGGCCGCCGCCCAGCGGATCGCCGACACCGTCGCCGTCATGTACGCCGGCCGCATCGTGGAGATCGCCCCCGCCGCGACGTTCTTCCACGGGCCCGGCCCCCGCCACCCCTACGCCCGGGGCCTGCTCGACGCCCTGCCCGAACGGGCCTTCACCCCCATCCCCGGCGCCCCGCCCGAACTGGGCGCCCTCCCGCCCGGCTGCGCCTTCGCCCCCCGCTGCCCCCTCGCCGACGCCGACTGCCGCACCGACCGGCCGGCCCTCACCGAAGGAGTGGCCTGCCACCGTGCTTGA